A DNA window from Acetobacter aceti NBRC 14818 contains the following coding sequences:
- a CDS encoding efflux RND transporter permease subunit translates to MNLCAFFIRRPVATILLSLAMVFAGLLSYRVMPVADLPDISVPVIYVIASQQGSSPQQMASAVTTPLERRLGSIAGLTQMTSDTTDRSSFILLFFDDNRNVDGAARDVQAALQAARQDMPNTLIETPQYYKANPSDNPIMVAVLTSDTRPLTELRDLSETRLLPQLAGIHGVGWVQPEGAAKPAVRVEMNPYLLYHYGIGFEDIRSALASANANTPKGYLDIGTQRVMLTTNDQARKAEQYRDLIIGYRNDRPVRLSSVATVHDGPQNEREAAWFNGKPAVMAIIRAQPGANVIDVTDAIRAHAPRIQSALPGDVKLTLADDMSRSIRAALMDTQLTLLISVVLVVIVVLAFLRSWRSTLIPAVTVPVSLAGSLAVMHLLHFSLDTLSLMALTIATGFVVDDAIVVVENIARHMEDGMDRMDASLLGSREIGFTVVSITISLIAVFLPLLLLSGIPGKIFFEFAMTLTTAVTISLFLSLSLTPMMCAYLLEVHHGETTIGHTGWSRRMHQVFDGVEIILNGMLHVYMRSLDVALRHRWLVLASLPLSLAVTVAVVVFMPKTILPPEDIALVSAYLSTDQTSSFQAVSDKTQRVVSTMMQDPEVTSVVAFTGDDAANESAAFASLTDKSTRHDTPETIAARIQSHVANIAGLDAHISNSGDVNGGGSRQQTGNYTYVFRSDVADDLTTWVPRLSEALRHSTVISDVSTNIHNNGSSLHVDIRRDVAARYLITPQLIGNALFDAFGQRTASNISTSLTTYYVVMEADRLYRENPEMLKTLWVSTAGGTAGGGTISNSIRVPRSTDSREAALSRLSFRNQIANRLAGGAGASNGSAVSSSAETMVPLVSVADLVTRPTSLQVSHEDNFVSGSISFNLPTGKGLTDAEAEIKRVSNAIHMPDTIRGSFTGRAGDFKKALVNELLVFLAALVTMYVTLGILYESYIHPLTILSTLPSAAVGAVVALWLSGQSFSLIAMIGVILLVGIVKKNAILMIDFALHAERQQSMEPADAIRAACATRFRPILMTTLAAALGALPLIFGNGYGAELRRPLGIAVVGGLAMSQLLTLYSTPAVYLLMIAIGKWTKIPLSLLQRTFKRYAWN, encoded by the coding sequence GTGAATCTGTGCGCCTTCTTCATCCGTCGTCCTGTCGCAACCATTCTCCTGTCTCTGGCGATGGTGTTCGCCGGGCTGCTGTCCTATCGCGTCATGCCGGTCGCCGATCTGCCGGATATCTCTGTTCCCGTTATTTATGTCATCGCCAGCCAGCAGGGCAGTTCACCGCAGCAGATGGCCAGTGCCGTAACGACGCCCCTGGAACGTCGCCTTGGAAGTATTGCCGGGCTGACACAGATGACCTCCGACACCACGGACCGGTCATCCTTCATCCTGCTGTTCTTCGATGACAACCGGAATGTGGATGGCGCCGCGCGTGACGTGCAGGCCGCTCTGCAGGCGGCGCGTCAGGACATGCCGAACACGCTGATCGAAACGCCGCAATATTATAAAGCCAATCCTTCCGACAATCCGATCATGGTGGCGGTGCTGACGTCCGACACACGGCCCCTCACCGAACTGCGTGATCTGTCGGAAACCAGACTGCTCCCACAGTTGGCCGGCATTCACGGCGTCGGATGGGTGCAACCGGAAGGTGCCGCCAAACCCGCCGTGCGCGTCGAGATGAATCCATACCTGCTCTACCATTACGGCATCGGGTTCGAGGACATCCGTTCCGCTCTGGCGTCTGCCAACGCCAACACTCCCAAAGGCTATCTGGATATCGGCACGCAGCGCGTGATGCTGACCACCAACGATCAGGCCCGGAAAGCCGAGCAGTATCGTGATCTGATTATCGGCTATCGCAATGACCGTCCGGTGCGTCTCTCCAGTGTGGCGACAGTCCATGACGGTCCGCAGAATGAACGTGAGGCCGCCTGGTTCAATGGCAAGCCGGCCGTCATGGCGATCATCCGGGCGCAACCCGGTGCCAACGTCATTGACGTCACCGACGCCATCCGGGCGCATGCTCCCCGGATCCAGAGCGCGCTTCCGGGAGACGTCAAACTGACTTTGGCCGACGACATGTCCCGGTCAATCCGCGCGGCCCTGATGGATACCCAACTCACGCTTCTGATTTCGGTCGTACTCGTCGTGATCGTGGTGCTGGCGTTCCTCCGCTCATGGCGCTCGACCCTGATCCCAGCTGTCACGGTGCCCGTTTCACTGGCCGGTTCCCTCGCCGTGATGCACCTGCTGCACTTCTCGCTGGATACGCTCTCGCTCATGGCGCTGACCATCGCCACAGGATTTGTGGTGGATGATGCGATTGTCGTTGTCGAAAACATCGCTCGCCATATGGAAGACGGCATGGACCGTATGGACGCGTCCCTGCTCGGCTCGCGCGAAATCGGCTTTACCGTGGTGTCGATCACCATCTCGCTGATCGCGGTCTTTCTGCCTCTGCTTCTGCTGTCCGGAATTCCCGGAAAGATCTTTTTCGAATTTGCGATGACGCTGACGACAGCAGTCACCATTTCGCTTTTCCTGTCTCTCTCCCTGACGCCCATGATGTGCGCCTACCTGCTTGAAGTGCATCACGGCGAAACGACCATCGGCCACACCGGATGGTCTCGTCGGATGCATCAGGTATTCGATGGCGTTGAAATTATCCTGAACGGCATGCTGCACGTTTACATGCGGTCACTCGACGTCGCGCTTCGTCATCGTTGGCTGGTGCTGGCTTCGCTGCCCCTCAGTCTTGCGGTCACGGTCGCCGTCGTTGTTTTCATGCCGAAGACAATTCTGCCACCGGAAGACATCGCTCTGGTTTCAGCCTATCTGAGCACGGATCAGACCAGTTCGTTTCAGGCCGTTTCCGACAAGACCCAACGTGTCGTGAGCACGATGATGCAGGATCCGGAAGTGACATCCGTGGTGGCATTTACGGGAGACGACGCTGCCAATGAATCGGCAGCATTCGCCTCCCTTACGGACAAATCCACACGACACGACACACCAGAAACCATAGCCGCAAGAATACAGTCACATGTCGCAAACATTGCGGGACTCGACGCGCATATTTCCAACTCGGGCGATGTGAACGGTGGAGGCTCGCGTCAGCAGACGGGAAATTACACCTATGTTTTCCGAAGCGACGTCGCGGACGATCTGACAACATGGGTGCCCCGTCTTAGCGAAGCCCTGCGACACAGCACGGTCATTTCCGATGTCAGCACCAACATCCACAATAATGGCTCTTCATTGCATGTGGACATTCGCCGCGACGTTGCCGCACGTTATCTGATTACACCGCAGTTGATCGGCAACGCCCTGTTTGATGCGTTCGGTCAGCGCACCGCCTCGAATATCTCCACGTCGCTGACGACCTATTATGTCGTGATGGAAGCCGACCGGTTGTATCGGGAAAATCCCGAAATGTTGAAAACGCTGTGGGTTTCAACAGCAGGCGGAACAGCGGGTGGCGGCACTATTTCGAACTCGATCCGTGTTCCGCGCTCAACGGATTCCAGAGAAGCGGCGTTGAGCCGTCTGTCTTTCCGAAACCAGATTGCCAATCGACTGGCTGGCGGCGCAGGGGCCTCCAATGGTTCAGCGGTCTCATCTTCAGCTGAGACCATGGTGCCACTGGTCTCGGTGGCTGATCTCGTGACGCGCCCCACCTCCCTACAGGTCAGCCACGAAGACAACTTTGTCTCCGGTTCGATCTCGTTCAATCTTCCGACGGGAAAAGGACTGACGGATGCAGAAGCAGAAATAAAACGGGTCAGTAACGCCATTCACATGCCGGACACCATTCGCGGAAGCTTCACCGGTCGCGCAGGAGACTTCAAGAAAGCGCTAGTAAATGAGCTTCTCGTATTCCTTGCTGCTCTCGTCACCATGTATGTCACTCTGGGGATTCTCTACGAAAGTTATATTCACCCCCTGACCATCCTATCCACACTCCCCTCCGCTGCCGTCGGGGCTGTAGTGGCGTTATGGCTGTCTGGACAATCCTTTTCGCTGATCGCCATGATCGGGGTGATCCTGCTCGTCGGCATCGTCAAGAAAAACGCAATCCTGATGATCGATTTTGCACTGCATGCGGAACGGCAACAGAGTATGGAGCCTGCAGATGCCATTCGTGCAGCCTGCGCGACCCGTTTCCGCCCCATTTTGATGACCACGCTGGCGGCAGCATTAGGGGCACTTCCTCTTATTTTCGGCAATGGTTACGGTGCGGAATTACGCCGTCCACTGGGTATTGCCGTCGTGGGTGGACTGGCCATGAGTCAACTCCTCACCCTTTATTCCACGCCTGCGGTCTATTTACTGATGATCGCAATTGGAAAATGGACGAAAATCCCGCTTTCGCTCCTGCAAAGAACATTTAAAAGGTATGCATGGAATTAA
- a CDS encoding MucR family transcriptional regulator, which translates to MSENKPSSPLLELTAQIVSAHVSNNSASAETLPALIRDVFTALETAGQTAPEPEKLQPAVPVKRSVFPDYIVCLEDGKKLKMLKRHLQSAYGMTPEQYRERWGLPTDYPMVAPNYAERRSTLAREIGLGRKISATSASSENDDTAPRRRGRKAQ; encoded by the coding sequence ATGTCTGAAAATAAACCCTCTTCCCCTCTGCTCGAACTGACAGCGCAAATCGTTTCTGCTCATGTTTCAAACAACTCTGCCTCCGCAGAGACACTTCCCGCTTTGATCCGTGACGTCTTCACGGCTCTCGAGACAGCCGGACAGACTGCTCCTGAGCCCGAGAAACTACAGCCTGCGGTTCCGGTGAAACGGTCCGTCTTCCCGGACTACATTGTCTGCCTGGAAGATGGTAAAAAACTGAAAATGCTGAAACGGCATCTACAGAGTGCTTACGGCATGACGCCTGAGCAGTATCGTGAGCGCTGGGGCCTGCCGACAGACTATCCCATGGTTGCTCCCAACTATGCCGAGCGTCGTTCAACGCTTGCCCGTGAAATCGGTCTGGGTCGCAAGATCAGCGCTACCAGCGCTTCTTCCGAGAACGATGACACTGCGCCGCGCCGTCGTGGCCGCAAGGCTCAGTAA
- the sppA gene encoding signal peptide peptidase SppA — translation MSSGVDETVAYSVQKRRLRRWRIGAIAAVAVSIMIAGRYGQQSRSDSFYSGGSINTPHLVQLKVYGMIGSDVSRWTKALADADKDKNVKGLLLDIDSPGGAVTGGEELHDAVERFAHDKPVVATMRGMGASAGYMIALPSKRIFAERSTLTGSIGVLMEAPEFSGVLNKIGVNVQELVSGPLKGQPSLTKPISPEGHAMLQGVVSNLYDQFVTMVVTGRHMPEEKVRSLADGRPYTGEQALKVGLIDNIGGQEDARNWLSKAAGLSGEPKIVTIGEERKTFSLKRRIFGWFGGRVMSWLGLDADIFLPQTRAAIDGAVSIWKP, via the coding sequence ATGAGTTCAGGCGTTGACGAGACTGTGGCGTACTCTGTCCAGAAGCGGAGACTGCGTCGCTGGCGGATTGGCGCGATCGCAGCTGTTGCCGTGTCGATCATGATTGCGGGCCGTTATGGTCAACAATCCAGAAGCGACAGCTTCTATAGTGGCGGCAGCATAAATACGCCTCACCTTGTACAGTTAAAAGTTTACGGCATGATCGGCTCGGATGTCTCGCGCTGGACAAAAGCCCTTGCTGACGCAGACAAAGACAAAAACGTCAAAGGACTACTCCTCGATATTGACAGTCCCGGCGGGGCTGTAACCGGCGGTGAAGAATTACACGACGCTGTGGAGCGGTTTGCTCACGACAAACCCGTCGTCGCTACCATGCGGGGTATGGGCGCATCCGCTGGGTACATGATTGCGCTTCCGTCCAAACGTATTTTTGCCGAACGAAGCACATTGACCGGCTCTATCGGCGTCCTGATGGAAGCACCCGAATTCTCGGGAGTACTCAACAAGATCGGCGTCAATGTGCAGGAACTGGTGTCCGGACCGCTCAAGGGGCAGCCCTCCCTCACAAAACCGATTTCTCCTGAAGGTCATGCCATGCTTCAGGGCGTTGTGAGCAATCTTTACGACCAGTTTGTCACCATGGTCGTCACAGGGCGCCATATGCCTGAAGAAAAGGTACGCTCTCTTGCCGATGGTCGCCCCTATACAGGCGAGCAGGCCCTGAAAGTGGGGCTGATCGACAATATTGGTGGTCAGGAAGACGCTCGAAACTGGTTAAGCAAAGCCGCTGGCCTGTCCGGTGAACCAAAAATCGTGACGATTGGTGAAGAACGCAAAACGTTCAGTCTGAAACGACGTATCTTTGGCTGGTTTGGAGGGCGGGTCATGTCATGGCTCGGCCTTGATGCAGACATTTTTTTGCCTCAAACGCGTGCAGCTATTGACGGCGCAGTTTCGATCTGGAAACCTTAG
- a CDS encoding integration host factor subunit beta, translated as MTRSELVAEIAAANPHLLLKDVELIVHTIFDELTSALARGDRVELRGFGAFTVKKREARAGRNPRTGESVSVDEKVVPFFKAGKELRERVNGATPQDE; from the coding sequence ATGACCAGATCCGAACTTGTCGCTGAAATAGCAGCGGCGAACCCTCATCTTTTACTCAAGGACGTTGAATTAATCGTTCATACGATTTTCGACGAACTGACAAGCGCGCTTGCGCGCGGAGATCGTGTCGAACTCCGTGGCTTTGGGGCTTTTACTGTCAAGAAACGGGAAGCCAGAGCAGGGCGTAATCCCCGCACCGGTGAATCCGTGTCTGTGGACGAGAAAGTCGTGCCTTTTTTCAAGGCCGGAAAAGAGCTGCGCGAACGTGTCAACGGCGCAACGCCACAGGACGAATAG
- a CDS encoding mannose-1-phosphate guanylyltransferase/mannose-6-phosphate isomerase, with protein sequence MSRTGIQMADKNASTVIPVILSGGSGTRLWPMSRASFPKQLWPLLSAQSLLQETALRARGISLSAPVIVCNEAHRFLIAEQLREAGIESPKILLEPVGRNSAPAIAAAALLVAQTDPQAVLWLMAADAAITKPEALNTAMQNAIAGAEQGLVVTFGMKPTRPETGYGYIEVGQTISGLEGISTVKAFREKPDEEQAEFFLKSGDYLWNSGMFVFRADTLLREMEEHAPEVMTAVRAAYEARKGDLFFERLGIEEFKTAPDISIDYAIAERSSNVAVVPADLGWSDVGSWDALWDISPKDTAGNVAVGDVLIEDSKNSYVRSEKYLTAVAGVDDLVVVTTDDAVLVTHRDRAQDVKKIVDRLKKAKRPEAASHNRCYRPWGFYESLIQNDRFQVKRIVVQPGEKLSLQKHFHRAEHWIVVGGVALVTRDEDKVLVRENESIYLPQGCIHRMENPGKIPLTLIEVQTGAYLGEDDIVRLEDTYNRS encoded by the coding sequence ATGAGCAGAACAGGGATCCAGATGGCAGACAAAAATGCTTCGACCGTCATACCCGTCATTCTTTCAGGGGGGTCGGGAACCCGTCTGTGGCCAATGTCACGTGCGAGTTTTCCCAAACAGCTGTGGCCTTTGCTGAGCGCGCAGTCTCTTTTGCAGGAAACAGCCCTGCGAGCCCGAGGCATTTCCCTCTCTGCGCCCGTGATCGTCTGCAATGAAGCGCATCGCTTTCTGATTGCGGAACAACTGCGTGAGGCAGGAATAGAGTCCCCCAAAATCCTGCTGGAACCGGTGGGACGGAACTCCGCACCGGCCATTGCCGCTGCGGCCTTGCTCGTCGCCCAGACGGACCCGCAGGCCGTGCTCTGGCTGATGGCCGCCGACGCCGCCATTACAAAACCGGAAGCCCTGAATACCGCCATGCAGAATGCAATCGCCGGTGCTGAACAGGGGCTGGTCGTGACCTTCGGCATGAAGCCGACACGGCCAGAGACCGGTTACGGCTACATCGAGGTCGGACAGACAATTTCGGGACTTGAGGGCATCTCTACGGTGAAGGCCTTCCGTGAGAAACCGGATGAGGAGCAGGCCGAATTCTTCCTCAAGTCCGGTGACTATCTGTGGAACTCCGGCATGTTCGTCTTCAGGGCAGATACCCTGCTTCGCGAGATGGAAGAACATGCTCCGGAAGTCATGACTGCCGTGCGGGCAGCCTACGAGGCCCGGAAAGGTGATCTCTTCTTCGAACGCCTTGGCATCGAGGAATTCAAGACTGCACCGGACATTTCAATCGATTACGCCATCGCCGAACGGAGCAGCAATGTCGCCGTGGTGCCAGCCGATCTCGGCTGGTCCGATGTCGGAAGCTGGGATGCGCTGTGGGATATCAGCCCGAAAGACACGGCGGGGAATGTCGCCGTCGGTGACGTGCTGATTGAAGATTCCAAGAACAGTTACGTTCGGTCAGAGAAATATCTGACGGCGGTCGCCGGTGTCGATGATCTGGTGGTCGTGACAACAGATGACGCTGTGCTGGTCACGCATCGTGACCGGGCACAGGACGTCAAGAAAATCGTTGATCGGCTGAAGAAGGCAAAGCGACCGGAAGCAGCAAGCCATAACCGCTGCTATCGTCCATGGGGCTTTTACGAGAGCCTGATCCAGAATGACCGGTTTCAGGTCAAACGGATTGTCGTTCAGCCGGGCGAGAAACTCTCCCTGCAGAAACACTTCCACCGCGCCGAGCACTGGATTGTCGTCGGCGGTGTCGCTCTGGTGACGCGGGATGAGGACAAGGTCCTCGTGCGCGAGAATGAGAGCATCTATCTGCCACAGGGCTGTATTCACCGTATGGAAAACCCCGGCAAGATCCCCCTGACCCTGATCGAAGTGCAGACAGGAGCCTATCTGGGGGAAGACGATATCGTACGGCTTGAGGATACCTATAACCGGTCCTGA
- a CDS encoding EcsC family protein codes for MTVSTGQQLAPLALTDGQILELENALKQVEAGRGVLVRMADLMGGAVGHATRLGLRGLGMTPRVQDKLKGIAETAIAKSFDVAILGMSGPLDAAASGEAADRSTGKGVREKALQAAVAVSGAVGGFAGLAGLAPDISFTTLTIMREIARIAREEGEDLSDPDSRRACLEVFALRAFPNIGEGRESELGYFSARTVLRGRPVVMLISEVASHYGLALGHKISLQLMPVAGALCGASLNAAFLAHYQALARAHFTIRRLEREHGPTVRDTAVALRDLASTQDA; via the coding sequence ATGACCGTAAGCACAGGACAACAACTTGCTCCATTAGCTCTCACGGATGGGCAGATCCTGGAGCTTGAAAATGCGTTGAAGCAGGTGGAGGCCGGACGTGGCGTTCTGGTCCGTATGGCCGACCTGATGGGGGGGGCTGTCGGGCATGCCACCCGACTCGGCCTGCGTGGACTGGGGATGACGCCTCGTGTGCAGGACAAGCTCAAGGGCATTGCCGAGACAGCCATCGCCAAATCATTTGACGTGGCGATTCTGGGAATGTCCGGACCGCTGGATGCTGCTGCCAGCGGTGAGGCGGCAGATCGGTCAACGGGCAAGGGTGTGCGCGAAAAAGCCCTGCAGGCCGCTGTCGCCGTGTCTGGCGCGGTCGGTGGTTTTGCCGGACTTGCCGGTCTCGCGCCGGACATCAGCTTCACCACCCTGACCATCATGCGTGAGATCGCCCGCATCGCCCGCGAGGAAGGGGAGGATCTCTCTGACCCCGACTCCCGTCGCGCCTGTCTTGAGGTCTTTGCTCTTCGCGCCTTCCCCAATATCGGCGAGGGCAGGGAGAGTGAGCTGGGGTATTTCTCTGCCCGCACCGTGCTGCGTGGCCGGCCGGTCGTGATGCTGATTTCCGAGGTCGCATCGCATTACGGACTGGCTTTGGGACACAAGATTTCGCTGCAACTGATGCCGGTCGCGGGTGCGCTCTGTGGTGCGTCGCTCAATGCGGCGTTCCTGGCCCATTATCAGGCGCTGGCACGGGCGCACTTCACCATCCGTCGTCTGGAGCGTGAGCACGGTCCGACAGTGCGGGATACAGCAGTCGCTCTGCGTGATCTGGCGAGCACGCAGGACGCCTGA
- a CDS encoding autotransporter strand-loop-strand O-heptosyltransferase gives MSATEATLSDAPVTDAPVPPASASSGEASGSSNTEKPPEKGAFVDAAKLPTQEGPAGIRYDFNAGCRVALPDGKWTIRLKDLDTGNILFETTTGRANVNSSKRFYVRFGIQIHDKAGTLILSHDYDCRNKPVLIQLPVGTLGDTLGWFPYVARFAEAHGCKVTCVMAAPIIPLFKSAYPHITLVTPEEIENSETLKTFYATYTIGLFFDDQANIWQPTDFRLVGLHRTAGYILGVDPTEEPPVVAPDENRARPIEEPYICIAAQSSSQCKYWNNPSGWLQLVAYLKNCGYRVICIDQKPVHGTGIVWNQIPYGAEDQTGDRSLAERVRWLRHAEFFIGLSSGLSWLAWAARCKVVMIAGFTHPTNEFHTPWRIVNWHACNSCWNDPAHRFDHKDFLWCPRHAGTPRQFECTRLITVEHLKRVIKTIPGFPVRNPEGDSPDTPA, from the coding sequence ATGTCTGCAACAGAAGCCACACTCTCTGATGCTCCGGTCACGGATGCACCTGTTCCTCCGGCCAGCGCCTCTTCCGGAGAGGCTTCCGGTAGCAGCAATACGGAAAAACCACCCGAAAAAGGCGCGTTCGTCGACGCAGCCAAACTTCCCACGCAGGAAGGACCGGCAGGGATCCGCTACGATTTCAATGCAGGCTGCCGTGTGGCGTTGCCGGACGGCAAATGGACGATTCGCCTCAAGGATCTCGATACAGGCAACATTCTGTTCGAAACGACGACAGGCAGAGCCAACGTCAACAGTTCCAAGCGCTTCTACGTCCGTTTCGGCATCCAGATTCATGATAAGGCAGGCACTCTCATCCTGTCCCATGATTATGACTGCCGGAACAAGCCTGTCCTGATCCAGCTTCCAGTCGGCACGTTAGGCGATACGCTTGGGTGGTTTCCTTATGTCGCCCGCTTTGCAGAGGCGCATGGCTGCAAGGTGACCTGCGTGATGGCGGCACCCATTATTCCGCTGTTCAAAAGCGCCTACCCGCACATCACTCTCGTCACACCGGAAGAGATCGAAAACAGCGAAACGCTCAAGACCTTCTACGCGACCTATACAATCGGTCTGTTTTTCGACGATCAGGCCAATATCTGGCAGCCCACGGATTTCCGTCTTGTCGGTCTGCACCGGACTGCGGGTTATATTCTCGGGGTAGATCCGACGGAGGAGCCTCCGGTCGTTGCACCGGACGAGAACCGTGCCCGGCCTATTGAAGAGCCTTACATCTGCATCGCCGCCCAGAGCAGCTCCCAGTGTAAATACTGGAACAACCCGAGCGGCTGGCTACAGCTTGTCGCGTATCTGAAAAACTGTGGCTACCGGGTGATCTGCATTGACCAGAAACCCGTTCATGGCACCGGCATCGTCTGGAACCAGATTCCCTATGGCGCAGAAGACCAGACGGGCGACCGGTCGCTGGCGGAGCGCGTCCGATGGCTTCGCCATGCCGAGTTTTTCATCGGCCTCTCCAGCGGCCTGTCCTGGCTGGCATGGGCGGCGCGCTGCAAGGTTGTGATGATTGCCGGGTTCACTCATCCCACCAACGAGTTTCACACGCCGTGGCGCATTGTGAACTGGCATGCGTGCAATTCCTGCTGGAATGATCCGGCGCATCGCTTTGACCACAAGGATTTTCTCTGGTGTCCGCGCCATGCCGGAACACCGCGTCAGTTTGAGTGCACGCGCCTGATCACGGTCGAGCATCTGAAGCGGGTCATCAAAACGATTCCGGGCTTCCCTGTGCGCAATCCCGAGGGTGATTCGCCGGATACTCCGGCATGA
- the rpmI gene encoding 50S ribosomal protein L35, with product MPKMKTKSSVKKRFKITATGKVLCGPGNKRHGLINRSQKMKRTNRGPQTMTEMDAKTVKQWAPYGLA from the coding sequence ATGCCCAAGATGAAGACGAAGTCGTCGGTCAAGAAGCGGTTCAAGATCACCGCGACCGGCAAAGTGCTCTGCGGTCCTGGCAACAAGCGCCACGGCCTTATCAACCGTTCGCAGAAGATGAAGCGCACCAACCGTGGTCCTCAGACCATGACGGAAATGGACGCCAAGACTGTGAAGCAGTGGGCCCCCTACGGGCTGGCTTGA
- the rplT gene encoding 50S ribosomal protein L20, whose amino-acid sequence MARVKRGVTTHARHKKVLKLSKGFRGRSSTNYRIALERLEKSLQYAYRDRRNKKREFRALWIQRINAAVREHGLTYSRFINGLDKAGIEIDRKVLAAIAFDDAATFGEIVKKAQAALAA is encoded by the coding sequence ATGGCACGTGTTAAGCGGGGCGTAACGACGCACGCCCGTCACAAAAAAGTTCTCAAGCTCTCCAAGGGCTTCCGCGGACGTTCCTCCACGAACTATCGCATTGCGCTCGAGCGTCTCGAAAAGTCGCTTCAGTACGCATACCGCGATCGTCGTAACAAGAAGCGCGAATTCCGCGCTCTGTGGATCCAGCGTATCAATGCTGCCGTTCGCGAGCATGGCCTGACCTACAGCCGTTTCATCAACGGTCTGGACAAGGCTGGCATCGAGATCGACCGTAAGGTTCTGGCCGCCATCGCATTCGATGACGCCGCCACCTTCGGTGAAATCGTGAAGAAGGCTCAGGCTGCTCTCGCTGCCTGA
- a CDS encoding FRG domain-containing protein, with product MHSIDQLFAHLDNINPIADRVSPACNIGQVNNSAGTPGFVDGIYGNCWSWTPAHGAAVYGRTDDLPIGPLDRLANGVFLRVPYRRVPVIEVGSIEEVRAIASSVKSGDPNVRGVWRGQSSHYTTEKAGRTKDELLRLYGAEDVDEPSLLPSAARTGLYFPDSFSAWSALLDLYVHERAREHSNQRELLNFVNSYRYRMWGFATAQHYGLPSVGLDVTHEIDVALFFALHTFETNIEGIITATRAAPSDAPIIYGLGGFSDHELFEDEKLAPKRLLCTRPRAQSAMFFSTGWGHAPNNAAQRIYVALKLVGHETWKFDFEPSHYFPRSQDDEFLRFLLERKSELKLPIVQNLLSKIYYIP from the coding sequence ATGCACTCCATTGACCAGCTATTCGCTCACTTGGATAACATCAATCCGATTGCGGACCGTGTCTCACCTGCCTGCAACATAGGACAAGTTAACAACAGTGCAGGAACACCGGGATTCGTCGACGGCATTTACGGAAATTGTTGGAGTTGGACCCCAGCCCACGGTGCTGCTGTCTATGGGCGCACGGATGATCTGCCAATTGGCCCCCTAGATCGACTTGCCAATGGAGTATTTTTACGTGTCCCGTATCGCCGAGTGCCTGTCATTGAAGTCGGCTCCATTGAAGAAGTTCGTGCTATAGCGAGTAGTGTGAAATCAGGAGATCCAAACGTCCGCGGTGTATGGCGTGGGCAGTCGAGCCATTACACGACGGAGAAAGCAGGCCGTACTAAAGATGAACTGCTCCGGTTGTATGGAGCGGAAGACGTTGATGAGCCGTCATTGTTACCTTCCGCAGCGAGGACTGGTCTGTACTTCCCGGATAGCTTCAGCGCATGGTCGGCGTTACTGGATCTCTATGTTCACGAAAGGGCGCGAGAACATAGTAATCAGCGAGAACTGCTGAATTTCGTAAACTCCTATCGCTATCGGATGTGGGGTTTTGCAACAGCACAGCATTATGGTCTTCCAAGCGTAGGATTAGACGTCACCCACGAGATCGATGTTGCTTTATTTTTCGCTCTTCATACATTCGAGACGAACATTGAGGGCATCATCACGGCTACGCGTGCGGCTCCAAGTGACGCACCAATCATCTATGGCCTCGGTGGCTTCTCCGATCATGAACTGTTTGAGGACGAGAAACTGGCACCAAAACGTCTTTTGTGCACCCGGCCACGCGCTCAATCAGCAATGTTCTTCTCGACGGGCTGGGGGCACGCGCCTAACAATGCCGCTCAACGGATTTATGTCGCTTTGAAACTAGTAGGACATGAGACGTGGAAGTTTGACTTCGAGCCTTCGCATTATTTTCCCAGATCACAAGACGACGAGTTCCTTCGATTCCTTCTAGAGCGCAAGAGTGAACTGAAACTACCTATTGTCCAAAATTTACTATCGAAGATTTACTACATTCCTTGA